CAAATCGATACAGCTTAGAATCTACTGTAATTTTAGACACATCTACTTTAAATTTTTCTTCTTTTTTACAAGATAATATTATGAATCCTACAATAAAAAGGCATATAATTTTACGCATGAAATCGCTATCTTTACGTTTAAAATATTAAACTTCGAATTTACTAAAATCGTATAACATGAATACACCTAAAGTTGCTGAACATATTACTAGCTGGTTAAAAGATTATGCTGAAAATGCGAAAGTAAAAGGATTTGTAGTTGGTGTTTCTGGAGGAATCGACTCTGCTGTAACATCATCTTTATGTGCCAGTACCGGATTACCAACTTTATGTGTAGAAATGCCAATTCACCAAGCACAAAGTCAAGTAAATCGTGCACAAGAGCATATTGCACAATTAAAAGAACGTTTTTCTAATGTTTCTGAAGCTAGAGTTAATTTAACATCTACTTTTGAAGATTTTAAAACCGTAACTCCAGAAGTTGAACAATCTGCTCAATTAGATTTAGCTTTGGCAAATACACGAGCACGTTTACGTATGACTACTTTATACTATTTTGCTGGTTTACATGGATTATTAGTAGCTGGAACTGGTAATAAAGTAGAGGATTTTGGTGTTGGTTTCTACACAAAATATGGTGATGGAGGCGTAGATTTAAGTCCGATTGCTGATTTAGTAAAATCTGAAGTATATGCTTTAGGTGAATATTTAAAAGTACCAGAATCTATTCAAAAAGCACAACCTACAGACGGACTTTTTGGTGATAGCAGAACAGATGAAGATCAAATAGGAGCTTCTTATGATGAATTAGAATGGGCAATGAAAATGCAAGATGCAGGTAAAAAAGCCGATGATTTTTCTGGTAGAGAAAAAGAAGTATTCAGTATTTACATTCGATTAAATACAATTAATCAACATAAAATGATTCCAATTCCAGTTTGTGAAATTCCAAATGAATTAAAATAGAAATTCATTTCTGTACAACTAACTGTTTTAAAACACATAAAAATAAAAAACCATATAAAAATATATGGTTTTTTTGTTTTTTACTGATTACCAAACTACAATAAGTTAGCTGAAATCATTAATTGTTTAATTTTTTTATACGCTTTTTTCTTGTGTCCATTTGAAATTTGAAATGGTAGTTCAATGAACAACACGATCAATTGACCAATTTGGAGCAATTTTCTCATAGTTTTATAGATTTATTTCTGATTCTTTTTGTTTCTGTTTCTTTTCTTTCGGACTACGAATATATAAAAAAATGTTAAAAATCAAAAAGTTATATCACTCTACTGAGCTTTTCATACAGTAATTTTTTAAGCTCAATATAATTTACAACCTCTTCTTTAAGTTCATTTAAATTTTTCAAACTAGAATCATTATCCTCTTCTTCTTGGTGTGCATTCGATATTTCAGAAACCTGTTTCATAATATCTTTTAATTTATTCTCTACTAGAGATCTCCTTAAATTTAAAATAACATCAGTTACTAATTTAGGCAACTTTTCATCTTCATCTTTAAGAATTATATCTTTTCTAGCCCAGTCGCTTAGCTGGTATTTCTCTTCATCCATAAGGATATTGGTAACCAACGTAGAAACATCTGAGTTTTCACTAACAATAAGCTTGTCTATGATGATTTTTTCGTCTTGATTGAGCTGATGTATAATTTCATAATAAACCTTTCTAAAAATCTCATTAGAGAACTCTATTTCGTCTTCTTGTAAGTTTAAATATAGTTCGTTAGAAACCGTATTGATGTATTCTTCTTTTTCTAATATAGGTCGCCCATATTTATCATGAGCATTTACCCAGTTTATAAACTCTACCTCTTTATTTCCATGTAAAAGTAAAATCTTTATGATCTCTTTTTCATAAATTAAAAGACTATCTATTTTAGATTTTTTAGAGCTTTCCCTTACAGGTTGCATTTGTGGTTTAACAGAAGTTTGATTTCTATTTCTTTCTGTTCTGGCTCCACCAACACTTGCGCCTTTATTTATTAATTGTGCTAATTCACTAAATAGTACTTGCTCGGAAATATCCATAATACGAGCACATTCTTGCACATACACTTCTCTTTGAATTCCATCTGGAATTTTAGAAATACTCGTAACAATATCTCGTATTAAACCTGCTTTTTTTACAGGATCATTCTGAGCGTCTTTAATTAATAAAGATACCTTGAAGTCAATAAAATCTTGTGCACTTTCTTCTAGGTATTTTTTTAACTCTGCATCGGAATGTGATTTTGCAAAACTGTCTGGATCTTCACCTTCAGGAAAAGTAACTACTTTTACATTCATTCCTTGCTCAAGAATAAGATCGATACCACGTAAAGAAGCTCTAATACCAGCAGCATCTCCATCGAAAAGTACTGTAATATTGTTTGTTAATCGATTAACCAATCGAATTTGTTCTGGAGTTAATGCTGTACCAGAAGAAGCCACAACATTTTCTATTCCAGACTGATGAAAAGAAATTACATCGGTATATCCTTCTACAAGAAAACAATTGTCTTGTTTCGCGATTTCTTTCTTAGCATGATAAATACCATATAGAATTTTACTCTTATGGTAAATATCACTCTCTGGAGAGTTTAAATATTTAGCAGCTTTTTTATCGTTAGTTAAAATTCTTCCTCCAAAACCAAGTATTCTCCCAGACATACTATGGATTGGAAACATAACTCTTCCTTTAAATCTATCGAAAGTTCTTACTTTTTCTCCACCATCCTTTACAATGGTTAACCCGGTAGATTTTAAATACTTTAAATCATAGCCTTTAGCTAAAGCTGCTTTTGTGAAATTATCCCATTCATCTTTACAATAACCTAAATCAAACTTTTGAATGGTATCTTCTCTGAAACCACGTTCTTTAAAGTACGAAAGTCCAATTGCCCGACCTTTTTGGGTATTCATTAAAACATCGTGAAAATAATCTTTGGCAAATTTTGAAACCAGAAACATGCTTTCCCGTTCATTCATTTGCTCTTTTTGTTCATCACTCTGTTCAGTTTCTTCAATTTCTATATTGTACTTTTTCGCTAACCAACGAATTGCTTCAGGATAAGTAAAGTGTTCGTGTTCCATTAAAAATGAAATTGAATTCCCTCCTTTTCCAGTACTAAAATCTTTCCATATTTGTTTTACAGGTGATACCATAAAAGAAGGTGTTCTTTCATCTGTAAATGGACTTAGTCCTTTGAAATTACTTCCTGCTTTTTTTAATTGTACAAACTCACCTATCACCTCCTCTACTCGAGCGGATTCAAAAACTTTTTCTATGGTTTGTTGGGTAATCATTTATAAAAATTGAAGCGCAAATATAGTTCTGTTCTTCAATGAAAACTAATATTTATACTATTCAAATTTAATAAAACCTTATTTAACAAACTTTTTAAACAGTTTAAAAATCAGATTTAAAGACTTTTAACAAAAAAAGCATTGAGTTTAACTCAATGCTTTTTTTACTTTATAGAATAGAAAATATTTTTCTAAGACGCAGCTTTTAATTTCTGTAGCGCCTTTTTAGTTAGCTTTTCTTCAGCATAATCTCTAGTAACTTCAAATTCACTAGTTTCTGAACCAGGTAATTCAAACATAGCATCTGTAAGAATTGCTTCACATAAAGATCTTAAACCTCTAGCTCCTAGCTTATACTCTACTGCCATATCTACGATATACTGTAATGCATCTTCTGTCATAGAAAACTCTACATCATCCATTGCAAATAATTTCGTGTATTGCTTAATAATTGAGTTTTTAGGCTCTGTAAGTATAGCTCTTAATGTTTTAGCATCTAAAGGATTCATATAGCTTAAAACAGGTAAACGACCAATGATTTCTGGAATCAATCCAAACGATTTTAAATCTGCTGGAATAATGTATTGTAATAAATTATCCTCATCAATTTTATCTTCATCAATTGAAGCGCTATATCCAACAGCTTGCATGTTTAATCGCTTACTAATAATTCTGTCTATTCCTGAAAAAGCACCTCCAGCTACAAATAAAATATCTTTTGTATTTACTTGTATAAATTTTTGTTCTGGATGTTTTCTTCCTCCTTTTGGAGCTACATTTACAATTGCTCCTTCAAGTAGCTTTAACAAGGCTTGCTGCACTCCTTCACCAGAAACGTCTCTAGTAATTGATGGATTATCTCCTTTACGAGCAATCTTATCAATTTCATCAATAAAAACAATTCCTCTTTCTGCTTTCTCTACATCATAATCAGCAGCTTGTAATAATCTACTTAAGATACTTTCTACATCTTCACCTACATATCCAGCTTGTGTTAATACCGTTGCATCTACTATTGCAAAAGGAACATTTAACATTCTAGCAATTGTTCTAGCTACCAATGTTTTTCCTGTTCCTGTTTCTCCAACTAATACTATATTAGATTTTTCGATTTCTACTCCATCGTTTGGAGACTTAGACTGTAGTAATCTTTTATAATGATTGTATACTGCTACAGACATCGCTTTTTTTGTTTGCTCTTGTCCAACAATATACTCGTCTAAAAAAGATTTTATTTCTATAGGTTTTTTTAAGATTAGATCATTAGAGAGACTTGTTGTTTTTGCTTCTGCAATCTCCTCCTGCACTATACCGTAAGCTTGTACAATACATCTATCACAGATATGAGCATCCATACCTGCTATTAATAAATCTGTTTCTGCTTTCTTGCGTCCACAAAACGAACATTCTAAATTTTGATCTTGTGACATATTTTATTTTCTATTTTAGCTTAGCTTATTTTCTGCTAAGTACTTCATCTATCATTCCGTATTCTTTCGCTTCGTCTGCTTTCATCCAATAATCACGATCAGAATCTTCATGAACTTTATCAAAAGGTTGGCCTGAATGGTTAGAAATAATATTGTAAAGTTCTGTTTTTAACTTTCCTATTTCTTTTACTGTAATCTCCATATCAGAAGCTTGACCTTGAGCTCCTCCTAAAGGTTGGTGAATCATTATTCTTGAATGAGGTAACGCAGAACGTTTACCTTTCTCTCCTGCACACATTAAAACTGCTCCCATAGAAGCTGCCATACCGGTACAAATTGTAGCTACATCTGGCTTAATAAATTGCATTGTATCATAAATTCCTAAACCAGCATAAACTCCTCCTCCTGGAGAATTTATGTATATTGAAATATCTTTGTTTGAATCTACACTTTCTAAGAATAATAACTGTGCTTGAATCACATTTGCAATTTGATCATTTATTCCTGTTCCTAAGAAAATAATACGATCCATCATTAAACGTGAAAAAACGTCCATTTGTGCAACATTTAATTGACGCTCTTCAATGATATATGGAGTTAAACTACTTGTGATTTTATTGTAATAGGCACTACTGATACCGTGGTGTTTAGTAGCATACTTTTCAAATTCTTTTCCGTAATCCATTATATAAGATTTGTTTTAAAGTTACAAACGTTAAAGATACAAAGATTTTTTTGTTAAAAAACAGTTTATCTCTTTATTAAACAATGAAATGAAAAACAGAAAATTATACTACTTCTTGTACAATATAAATGTCTTTATCGAATGTAATTCTAAATAAACTACCTCTTTTTGGATGCGAATCTATAATCTGATTTCCAGACAATTGCTCTACTCTATCCTTAATGTTTTTTAACCCAATTCCTTTTTCTACTGTATTAACATCAAATCCTTTTCCGTCGTCTTCGTAAGTTAAATAAATTTTATCTTCTACAATTTCTAAATTGATATCTATTGAAGTTGCATTTGCATGCTTAATTGTATTGGAAATCAATTCTTGAAGTATCGCAAAAATTTCACTTTGCAGGTATTTATCTATGTTATTTATAATCTCTGTATCTGACGCTGTAAAATTGATATTTAAATCAGAAATTTTATCAATATTACTAATATATTCATTCAATACTTCTGAATAATCATTCTGTCTTATTTTTCTAGGCAACAGATTGTGTGACAATTCTCTTACTTGCTCATAAGTATCACTAAGATCATTTTTAATTTTTTGAAGTTTTTTTGAATCTTCAGACAAGTCTTCAAACTGCAATTTTATTGCTGCCATATTATTTCCTATGGAATCATGTAAACCTTTTGCTAATCTTTTTCGCTCTGCATCTTGACCTTCAATAGCTGCTTTAACCAATTCTAATTCTTGCTTTTTCATTAAGTTTTTTACTTTCTGATAATTAAAAGCTTCTTGAGTTTCATTTAGAATCTTCTGAGTTTTTAAACGTTGAAAATAAAATCTTAAGAGCATTAAAATTGCTATTATAATCAAAATCGAAGTTCCTAAAATAATGTTTCTAATCATAGCTTGTTGAGCTATTTCTTGATCCTTAAATTCTTGCTCTTTTCTCAGTAAAACTATTTCTTTTTCCTTTTCTAAAGTTTCGAATTTAACTTCTAATTCATTTATCTCTTTTTCTCGCTGTAACTTATTTATTGAATCTTTAAGAGTGATATATTTTTCAGAATACTGAAACGCTTCTTGGTATAACTTTTCTCCCTCTTTTATTTTTCGTAGAAAACCATAAGAATCTAATTCATCTTTTAAATTACCTTTCTTTTTATAATCTTCTAAGAGAGGAATCAATAGACTTTCAGCTTTTTTATAATTTCCATTTTTAACATAAACTTCAATTAAATATTCGTTAGCTTGTCTTTCTTGATTGTAATACCCTAATTTTTTACTTTCACTAATAATATTTTTTAATTCATTTATACCTTCTGTCTCTTTCCCAATTTTCAGTAAGTTGTGTGCTATATTAAGTTTTAAAGTTAATTCAAAATATAAATTACCTTTTAACTGTGATAAAGCTTTATGATAATATTCGTTGGACTTTTTATAATCTTTAAAAGCTGTTGCATATATATTCCCTATAGAAGAATTACACATCATTTTCACTCTATCTTGCGGACTTTTTGATCCTTTTTCATAGAATTCTAAAGCTTTTTCATGTTCTCGATTCATATAGTATAAATTCCCTAAGTTTACTATAAAACCGTAATAATTATTCATGTCGCCCCATTCCTCTGCTTTTTGAATTCCATCTATATAGAGTTTTTTAGCTTTATCTATTATTCCTTTAGCAAAGTAGCCTGTTGCTAAATTCATACTTCCCATAATGTATCGCTTTCTCTTAATTGAATCAGTAGAGAAATTCTTGTATGTTAATGTTTTTTCTGCATAATAAATTGCTGAATCTAGACTACGCATTTTAGAAAAATAAGAAGAAATTAAACTTGTAGCCAAAGATTTTCCTGAATCAGAATTTCCTTCTTTCATCAATTTTAAAGCTTTTGTATACGCTTCTTTTTCTTTACTTTCTTTAAAAAAAAGATTACTTATCTCATTCATAGACTTTCTATCTTTTTCTTCTAGAAGTTTCAAATCTGTATTTTGAGAGAAACTAGTCCAAACACTTAAAAAAGTTATTATTAGGGATATTTTTTTCATAATTATTCATTAACAGCTCTAGCGCAGATAAAAAACGTAAAAAAACTTTATTTAACATGTATTATTATGTTATTAAAAGATATTTTTTCGACAAAAATTGATTTTTACCACTAAAAAATATTCTTCTTTATCAAATTTCACTGTTTTCAGGGATGTAAAGTTTTTTATTCCTCTGTAATTTTATTCTCGTTAAGAGTAATCCTCCAGTAAACAAAAAGCTTTTTATTCTTAAAAAGAGATACATTCTAAGCATGAAATACAATATAACGAGGGGAATAACGGGAACAAATAAAATCGTTGTGGTGTAAATGGAGAAGTACAGATTGTATGAAAATTACATGAAATTGTATGGGCAATAATAAATGTCCATACAAATGATGGTAATCGTATTAATTAAGAGGAAAAAATAAAGTCAAATACTTTTACTCTATGTATTTCATTTTAATAGCATAACGTGTTAAACCTGCTAAATTTCTTACTCCTAGCTTTGAAATTAATGTTTTTCTATAGCTTTCTATGGTATGTTTACTTAAAAAAAGTTGATCTGCTATTTCTTGAGTTGTGTGTTCTTTAGCTATAAGAGTAATTACATCTATTTCTCTTTTTGTTAATTGTATTTTATTTTTTTCTTCTTCTTGTTTTTTCTTAAAATAAACATCTTTAATGGTTCTAGAAAAAAACTTCTTTCCAGATAAAATGGAATTTAGAGCTTCTATTAACTCTCTTTTAGTCGCACTTTTAGAAAGATAACCATCAACATTATATTGTATTAATTCTTCAATCATTTCAGCATTAGTATGCATACTTACTATTAATACTTTTATTTTAGGAAATTTATCTTTGACTAGTTTGGTAAGTTCAATTCCTGTAATTTCTGGCATTGAAATATCTGAAATAATTAAATCAATGTCTTTTTCAGAGTTAATTTCTAAATATTTAAGAATCTCATTCCCATTTTTCACTCCAAATACAACATTAAATTCTTCTTCAGTTTCTAGCATCCCTTGAAGGCCTTCTCTGAACATAGAATGATCATCTACAATTATTAAATTAAATTTTCTCATTAGGTTTATTATAGGGAGTTATTTAACAAAAGAGACTCTAAAAGTATTATATTTTTTTTAAGAACTAATTTTTAATGTATCATTTTAAACAAAAAAAACCAGCATTTAAATGCTGGTTTTTACTAACTACTTAATTAGGGTAATTTATTCAAATTAAATTAGGGATTATTAAAATGGTGGAAAACCACCCCCGCGTAGTGTTTGAAAACTCTTCACAGTTCAAAAGTAAATCAAGTACCCAAAAAACACCCAAAAAAAAGAGTGATAAAAAGTGACATATATGTTAAAGGTTCTGAATAAACCACTCTAACTCTTGATTTTTAGGTACTTTCATTTTTTTTCTGATTCTATATCTCAAAGACTTTATTGAGTCGATACTTGAATTTCTTATGGATGCAATTTCTTTAATCGACAGGTTTAATCGTAAAAAAGTACACACCTCTCGCTCTGTTTTTGTGAGTTCAGGATATTTATTAATAATAAATTGATCAAAACCTTGATTCACTTCATTAATTTTCTCCTGTAGTGATGATAATTTATTTTCTGTATTGATTTGATTCTGCAATTTTAACAATAATACATTCGCATAATTCTTAACTTCATCTGAACTCGAATCGTCTTTATCTCCTTTTATTTGTTTCGACAAATGTTTTATAAACTCAAGACGCATTGTGTTATCTGCTATTAATCCTCTTAATTCAGATTCTGATACTTTTATTTTTTGCGCTAATATTTCCTTTTTTAATTTTTCTTTTTCAAATTTATCTTCAATTCTTTTAGATCTAGCCTTGTGATCTCTCCATAACAAGAAACCAATAATTATGAAGAAGAAAAGAATTAAAACTGTAGTTACTACGTATGATCTTAATTTTATTTCTTTTTTATTCGCTAAAATTTCCAAATCTCGTTTTTTAACTTCGAAATCTCGCTTTAACTCAAGTTCTTTAATCTGTCTTTGTTTTTTTAAATTGAAAATTGAATCTGAATATTTTTTATAATATACTTGGTATTGGTATGCTTCTTCGTAATTCTTTAATTTATAAAGAATCTTACTTTTAATATCTGAAACTTTAGATAATCTGTATTTAAAACCTTCATCTTTTGCTATTACCTCTGAAGAATCTAAATATGCCAAAGACTTCTTATATTCTTTGAGTTTATAATAAGAATAGCCAATATTAAAATATGTAATACCTACATTTCTTTTACTGTGATTTTTTTTTATAAAATCTATATTATTCAAGTGAACTTCTAAAGATTTATCGTAACGATTCTGAAAAGCGTACAAAATAGCCCTATCGTTATTCACGTTACTTAGTCTTAATTCATTTTTTGTTCTACGAAAAATTTTTAGTGCCTTGTCGTAATAAAAAAGTGAAGAATCTATTTTTCTTAGTCTTCTGAAAGACCCAGCCATACTTGTATAACATCTTCCTGTTAGTGTAGAATCATTGATCTTTAAGGCTAAATCAACTGCAAATCTGTAATTTTCAATAGCACGTTTATTCTCATTCAAATATTTATAAACTCTTCCCTCTCTTAGATATAAATCTGCAACACTAGCTGTATCTTTTAATGCTTCAAAGACTTTTTTAGCATCCATATAGTACATTAAACTTTCAGTGTAGTCGCCTGTTCTATACGTAACACTTCCTAGGTAACGTAAAACTTTAGCATAATTTACTTTATCGTCTTTTAATACTAAATCTTCTGCTTCTTTAA
This genomic stretch from Tenacibaculum jejuense harbors:
- the nadE gene encoding NAD(+) synthase; its protein translation is MNTPKVAEHITSWLKDYAENAKVKGFVVGVSGGIDSAVTSSLCASTGLPTLCVEMPIHQAQSQVNRAQEHIAQLKERFSNVSEARVNLTSTFEDFKTVTPEVEQSAQLDLALANTRARLRMTTLYYFAGLHGLLVAGTGNKVEDFGVGFYTKYGDGGVDLSPIADLVKSEVYALGEYLKVPESIQKAQPTDGLFGDSRTDEDQIGASYDELEWAMKMQDAGKKADDFSGREKEVFSIYIRLNTINQHKMIPIPVCEIPNELK
- the dnaG gene encoding DNA primase translates to MITQQTIEKVFESARVEEVIGEFVQLKKAGSNFKGLSPFTDERTPSFMVSPVKQIWKDFSTGKGGNSISFLMEHEHFTYPEAIRWLAKKYNIEIEETEQSDEQKEQMNERESMFLVSKFAKDYFHDVLMNTQKGRAIGLSYFKERGFREDTIQKFDLGYCKDEWDNFTKAALAKGYDLKYLKSTGLTIVKDGGEKVRTFDRFKGRVMFPIHSMSGRILGFGGRILTNDKKAAKYLNSPESDIYHKSKILYGIYHAKKEIAKQDNCFLVEGYTDVISFHQSGIENVVASSGTALTPEQIRLVNRLTNNITVLFDGDAAGIRASLRGIDLILEQGMNVKVVTFPEGEDPDSFAKSHSDAELKKYLEESAQDFIDFKVSLLIKDAQNDPVKKAGLIRDIVTSISKIPDGIQREVYVQECARIMDISEQVLFSELAQLINKGASVGGARTERNRNQTSVKPQMQPVRESSKKSKIDSLLIYEKEIIKILLLHGNKEVEFINWVNAHDKYGRPILEKEEYINTVSNELYLNLQEDEIEFSNEIFRKVYYEIIHQLNQDEKIIIDKLIVSENSDVSTLVTNILMDEEKYQLSDWARKDIILKDEDEKLPKLVTDVILNLRRSLVENKLKDIMKQVSEISNAHQEEEDNDSSLKNLNELKEEVVNYIELKKLLYEKLSRVI
- the clpX gene encoding ATP-dependent Clp protease ATP-binding subunit ClpX: MSQDQNLECSFCGRKKAETDLLIAGMDAHICDRCIVQAYGIVQEEIAEAKTTSLSNDLILKKPIEIKSFLDEYIVGQEQTKKAMSVAVYNHYKRLLQSKSPNDGVEIEKSNIVLVGETGTGKTLVARTIARMLNVPFAIVDATVLTQAGYVGEDVESILSRLLQAADYDVEKAERGIVFIDEIDKIARKGDNPSITRDVSGEGVQQALLKLLEGAIVNVAPKGGRKHPEQKFIQVNTKDILFVAGGAFSGIDRIISKRLNMQAVGYSASIDEDKIDEDNLLQYIIPADLKSFGLIPEIIGRLPVLSYMNPLDAKTLRAILTEPKNSIIKQYTKLFAMDDVEFSMTEDALQYIVDMAVEYKLGARGLRSLCEAILTDAMFELPGSETSEFEVTRDYAEEKLTKKALQKLKAAS
- the clpP gene encoding ATP-dependent Clp endopeptidase proteolytic subunit ClpP: MDYGKEFEKYATKHHGISSAYYNKITSSLTPYIIEERQLNVAQMDVFSRLMMDRIIFLGTGINDQIANVIQAQLLFLESVDSNKDISIYINSPGGGVYAGLGIYDTMQFIKPDVATICTGMAASMGAVLMCAGEKGKRSALPHSRIMIHQPLGGAQGQASDMEITVKEIGKLKTELYNIISNHSGQPFDKVHEDSDRDYWMKADEAKEYGMIDEVLSRK
- a CDS encoding tetratricopeptide repeat-containing sensor histidine kinase, which encodes MKKISLIITFLSVWTSFSQNTDLKLLEEKDRKSMNEISNLFFKESKEKEAYTKALKLMKEGNSDSGKSLATSLISSYFSKMRSLDSAIYYAEKTLTYKNFSTDSIKRKRYIMGSMNLATGYFAKGIIDKAKKLYIDGIQKAEEWGDMNNYYGFIVNLGNLYYMNREHEKALEFYEKGSKSPQDRVKMMCNSSIGNIYATAFKDYKKSNEYYHKALSQLKGNLYFELTLKLNIAHNLLKIGKETEGINELKNIISESKKLGYYNQERQANEYLIEVYVKNGNYKKAESLLIPLLEDYKKKGNLKDELDSYGFLRKIKEGEKLYQEAFQYSEKYITLKDSINKLQREKEINELEVKFETLEKEKEIVLLRKEQEFKDQEIAQQAMIRNIILGTSILIIIAILMLLRFYFQRLKTQKILNETQEAFNYQKVKNLMKKQELELVKAAIEGQDAERKRLAKGLHDSIGNNMAAIKLQFEDLSEDSKKLQKIKNDLSDTYEQVRELSHNLLPRKIRQNDYSEVLNEYISNIDKISDLNINFTASDTEIINNIDKYLQSEIFAILQELISNTIKHANATSIDINLEIVEDKIYLTYEDDGKGFDVNTVEKGIGLKNIKDRVEQLSGNQIIDSHPKRGSLFRITFDKDIYIVQEVV
- a CDS encoding response regulator transcription factor gives rise to the protein MRKFNLIIVDDHSMFREGLQGMLETEEEFNVVFGVKNGNEILKYLEINSEKDIDLIISDISMPEITGIELTKLVKDKFPKIKVLIVSMHTNAEMIEELIQYNVDGYLSKSATKRELIEALNSILSGKKFFSRTIKDVYFKKKQEEEKNKIQLTKREIDVITLIAKEHTTQEIADQLFLSKHTIESYRKTLISKLGVRNLAGLTRYAIKMKYIE
- a CDS encoding tetratricopeptide repeat protein; its protein translation is MKKGDYFLEKDVLQSKLYFKEAEDLVLKDDKVNYAKVLRYLGSVTYRTGDYTESLMYYMDAKKVFEALKDTASVADLYLREGRVYKYLNENKRAIENYRFAVDLALKINDSTLTGRCYTSMAGSFRRLRKIDSSLFYYDKALKIFRRTKNELRLSNVNNDRAILYAFQNRYDKSLEVHLNNIDFIKKNHSKRNVGITYFNIGYSYYKLKEYKKSLAYLDSSEVIAKDEGFKYRLSKVSDIKSKILYKLKNYEEAYQYQVYYKKYSDSIFNLKKQRQIKELELKRDFEVKKRDLEILANKKEIKLRSYVVTTVLILFFFIIIGFLLWRDHKARSKRIEDKFEKEKLKKEILAQKIKVSESELRGLIADNTMRLEFIKHLSKQIKGDKDDSSSDEVKNYANVLLLKLQNQINTENKLSSLQEKINEVNQGFDQFIINKYPELTKTEREVCTFLRLNLSIKEIASIRNSSIDSIKSLRYRIRKKMKVPKNQELEWFIQNL